Below is a window of Lepidochelys kempii isolate rLepKem1 chromosome 14, rLepKem1.hap2, whole genome shotgun sequence DNA.
GGGGGCATGAGGAAacaaaactacaactcccatgatacaccatggtggcattctcaaatcaaaacattttgattttcaggggtttgttttttaacaaaatatcaaaaatttCCGAACCCAATTTTCCATCGAAACTCAAGTGGGTCGACAGTGGTTGACATCTCCAATTTAGAAAGCAAAGTGACAAATAATGTGAGAGTAAGGCCTATCAACAGTGGTTTTCATCAATCTCCCTCATTCAGAAGGCCTTTCACTGCCTTTTGCCTTGGTTTTGTGCATCAGGTTGGCCTGCTGCAGACCCAGCGCCTCCCGGTGCTGCATCTTGAGCTGCTGATACCTTGTTCGTCGTTCAGATATGCGCATTCACCTCCTCCCCTTATGGGAAACCTGCAACACAAAGGCcatgggatttaaaaaacaaatcaaacaacACCGCTGGAGTCAGTGGGACAGATTCCTGGCCGGCGTAAGTCGTATAGCTCCGTCTAAGTTgaagaagtcaatggagctaccccAGTGCACACCAGCTGAGACTATCTCCCTGCACGTTAGTCGCCTTAGACCAAAATGATAGAAAGGGGATGCAAAGAAAGGGACTTACAGGTCGTTGAACGGAGTGCCATTTACCCATTTCCAGGGCTTGTCTTCTTCCCTGGTAAGGCCAATCCAGGTTTCTAAGCGTCCCTTATAGCGCAGCATAAAATCCTTAtaacaaataaaagtgaaaatgaaaattgTGCCGTACATATTACTGAGAAGTTAAGAGAGGAGATACAATAAAGACACAAGTGTCTGCATCACATTCCACACATGTAACTAGTTTACAAGACCACCAGACTATGCaataacacagtggttctcaaccaggggcccaCGGCCCCCTGAGGGGCTGTAAGCAGGTTTCATGGGGCCCTCCATGCATGGCCGGCATTAGATtcgctagggcccagggcagaaagccaaagccccaccacatgggacTGCAGCCCGGGAcgctgagccccaccacccgccGCTggagcctgagcaacttagcctTGCAATGCctcctaacaccagccctggcttttatatgcagaaaaacagctgttGTGACACAGCTGGATCGTGTGGAGTTTTTAGAGCATGTTGGGGgagcctcagaaaggaaaaggttgagaacccctacAATAGCACAtatcaaataatgaaaaaaaaaatccaacagttTTTTTTATACTTGGAACTTATGACCTTGTGAACAATTTTAACATGCCAATTATCCCCAGATGTATTCATTGAAAAATAGACATTTAGGCCGGATCCCACAAGGGATTAAAGAGGGATAACAAATTTAAATGAAcgaggagtacttctggcaccttggagactaacacggctactactctgaaatttaaatgagtcaacagtgtgatgctatgggcaaaaaagtctaatatcattctggggtgtatgaaCAGGAGTGTTGTGTGTAAGAAACAGGAGGtcactgtcctgctctactcagcactggtgaggccccagctgggctactgtgtccagttctgggcaccgcgctttaggaaagatgtggacaaattggggagagtctAGCGAAGAGCAGTAGAAATAATCAGAGGGTTAGaaaacatgacgtatgaggaAAGGTTCAAAGAATTGGGAATGTCTTGAGAAGAGAAAGCTGAGGTGGGGACATGAcagcagttttcaaatatgtgaaAGGTTGTCATCAAGAGGACAGCGATCAGTTGTTCTCCAAGTCCACCAAGAGTAGAACAAAGCTTAGTTTTGCTTGATCAGTACAGAAATCAACAACAAGGTAAGATCAGCTCTAATCTTCCTCCCCGCCCAGGAGTGACTGCTCCTAGAATTCCTCCTTCTGGATACTCAGCCCTCAACCTAGATCCTCTCTTAAGAAAACCACTCTCACTTCACTTATTTGTGGGATGAGTTGATGATCCACCTGCCTCAGAGAGTCAGCATAATCcatatacagtagaatctcagagttacaaacaccagagttatgaacttactggtcaaccacacacctcatttggaaccagaagtacacagtcaggcagcagcagagaccaaaaatacaaagcaaatacagaacagtgctgtgttaaacataaactactaaaaatataaagggaaagttaaaaaaaaaaagatttgacaaggtaaggaaactgtttctgagCTTGTTATATTTAAAAGCAGATggtaaaaagcagcatttttcttttgcatagtaaagttcCAAAACTGTATTAAGCTGAtgttcagttgcaaacttttgaaagaaccaccgtaacgttttgttcagagttatgaacatttcaaagttacaaacaacctccagtCCTGAGGTGTTTATAACTCTTTGAGGTTCGACCATAACCCTTTCTTGGGCGCGTCAATGCCAGCCAACAGGGGGCAAATGTTGccagttttaaaatagttttatttcacTTTCCAGTTGTTTCTGTgctagttattttttttttaaatggtgatgTACTGCAGTTATGTAGCTTGTCTAATTATTAGATGAATTCCTTCAGAAACTTTAAAGTGTTTTGCTTAGGAATATTGAGACGGTGTAGGAATTTGACTCCCAGAATATTATTAAGCCCATGATTCTGCTCATATACTACAGAGATGAGTGTGGCATAAGAACCTATCTAGATTGGACTAGAATAGACTCATCTTGGGCAGCCCCCTGCCTCTGTGAGTACAGGAATCTATCTGCCTGGAGCTCACTGtcggatcagggccttaatttggCTTCTCATCATGAGACCTGGTACTGAGGCATCTCCTTGTTCTAGAGTTGCTGAGCCCTAGCATAAAATATTCCTCAGGTTTAACTATAGAGTTATGAGCAGCACCTCCTCAATCATTACCTAGCGATTGCCAAGCCCAGACTATCGGGATCACAGAGTTTCTCACCTTTTCCTCCAGGGTGTCAACTGTAGCCAGGGAGGCACTGAGCGAAGAGCAGTTGTTCTGGCTGGAATTCCAATCCCCATCGATTTTTGAGAAATAGTAGCATTTCCATTGGTATGTTCTCCCTTGAAATCCGATCCAATTGACTGGACATGTGGTAGCGGCATGATTTGGGCAGGGCCTACTTCTAACCACTGAAAAGGAAATTAACACAACAGTGAGGATCTTTCCCATCCCCTCTCTGTACAGGATTCAGAGGCAAAGAGTGATATTCCACCCTGCACTGAGAACCTGTGGACATGGATTATACCCCACACCCACTTAAATTCTCCAAATAGGATGCAAGTGGCACAAAGTTTGTGTGCTGGGTCTATACTTGGGTGAATTTTATCCTCATGGACAAGGATATAAGAATgaccatgctgggtcagaccaatggttcatctagcccaatatcctgtcggatgtttcagtgggaatgaacagaacagcgcaattatcaagtgatccatcccctgtcatccaacCCCCAGCTTTCAGAAGTCGGAGATTTAGGGCCACCCAGAGCATAAGgatgcatccctgcccatcctggctaataatcctccatgaacttatctagttcttttttgaacccagttatacttttggtcttcacaacatcctctggcaatgagttccacaggttgactgtgtgttgtgtgaagaaatatttccttttgtttgttttaaacctgctgcctattaattttattgggtgacccttagttcgtgtgttatgagaaggggtaaataactcttccttattcactttcttcacacggtcatgattttatagatctctatcatatccccccttaattgtctcttttctaggCTGAACAGTCCCACAAAGCTTTGACGCTGCATCATGAAAGACTACGGGAGCTTTGCCGTTGATCTTAATGGGAGGAACGCAAGGCCCCAAATCCCCAGTATAAATTCCATCATAGCACATTAGCAAGCAATGGAGGTGAGTGGCTTAATGTGCAATGCACATGCAAGCTGGAAACCAGACACAAGAGCGTCAGGCTGACTGTGGGGTTTTATGAAATGGGTATGCAAATACTGTGGAATAACATTGTCATGGGGGACTAGGCTTTTAAGGAGAGACAGGAACTGCCTGATCTGTGCCATAAATAATTTAGGGCTTCCCGGCCTGAGGGGGTGGGACTAAGGGGGCTGAAAGAAATCAATCTGGAGTGGAACCACAGAGAGTGGGTAAGATTCTATGGAAGGGTCTGAGCCAGGGTCTGCAGGAGGCTGTTACTCCagcctgcgggggtgggggggggaattctCCATCCCAGAGACACAGAAAGTTAACCCAGAAGGAACTGGGAACTCACCCTGGAGGGTGGGACTTTTAGTTGGacttttgttaccctggaagggtgTTACATTTGTTTGTGACTTAGCCGGAGGGACCAGCCTCATTTCCAGCAGGTAGTTGCCCTCTCTTAGAGCTGTTggtccaggctctctgcagactcaggcagatatgTCTGGAAAACTAAGGATGCCCATCTtggtgagggaaactgaggctgggggggggtgccATTTGGTTAGCAGAGGCTGCTATGGGTTGGTCTGAAATCACATGAGATATTTTCCCGGCTAAACACTAGGTAGGCATCAAAATGATGATCTCAGGTGCTGAGAACCTATTTATATGTGCAGTTATGATACATGCACGTGCAGACAGGGGCATGCATTTTTGCACTCAGGGCTCTGGCTTTCCTATCTGCAAACGTGACCTTTCAGGAATGAAAAATGCCCTTAAATCTCTATCAATTTTACATGTTCTAGGAAAATCTCTGTCATTGTGCCCCATTTATGATTAGTTAGTGACAGCGGTGTGTGTGGAATGTTACAGGTCGGAATTAAGATTCAGTTATTTCCCAGAGGAACCTACAGTCTAATATAGACAAAACACTACATGAAAAAAAGTGTTAAGTTTGTAAAGTCAAACACGCAAAAGTTAGTCCAGGAGGCTACTCAAAGTCCAAGCCTCTAACAAATCTCTACTGAGCATCTAtgaatggaaatttttaaaaggcTTATGACTTGTCTAAATTTGGGTGGTTTTTCATGGGAACTGCCAGGGCAGAACCTTGACACAAAGGGTCACCGAACTTAACTCAGGCTCTTCCCCAGGTTTTAGCCCCCCATCCACAAAGGAAAAAACAGTAATGTGTTTGGAGGTGATTTAAGCCCACAGTGGCTGGGGGATGGATTAGAATCCAGACTCTGGTTTAACTCAGGCCGGAACCCACCAACTTAGTACGGAAGATGCAGGCTAAATTGCTCAAGTGAATGAATTTATGAAAATCATTCAAGTGCTCATAGTCGTCCAATGTCtttccccacagcgccccctgaaggacagacaagttctcccacaagtGACTGGGAAGGAATCCCAAAGCATCTTGCCACAAAGAATCATGGGATACACCATCAGAAGTCCTAGCGAGACATGGGAAGCACATAActagtgaggaca
It encodes the following:
- the LOC140897593 gene encoding C-type lectin domain family 2 member B-like isoform X1; the encoded protein is MCPTCYMDQTENGEDTAKALTNPAGSQTKTRPDKSNFWLCRILWKYYRLVTVLFILFLIIAIIVLAVVRSRPCPNHAATTCPVNWIGFQGRTYQWKCYYFSKIDGDWNSSQNNCSSLSASLATVDTLEEKDFMLRYKGRLETWIGLTREEDKPWKWVNGTPFNDLFPIRGGGECAYLNDEQGISSSRCSTGRRWVCSRPT
- the LOC140897593 gene encoding early activation antigen CD69-like isoform X2 → MCPTCYMDQTENGEDTAKALTNPAGSQTKTRPDKSNFWLCRILWKYYRLVTVLFILFLIIAIIVLAVVRSRPCPNHAATTCPVNWIGFQGRTYQWKCYYFSKIDGDWNSSQNNCSSLSASLATVDTLEEKDFMLRYKGRLETWIGLTREEDKPWKWVSHKGRR